The DNA region taccaccaacaccaccaccggcgatCGCGTGATCGcgactttggcggcatcgtcaagcaggcgcaccggccgccgcagccgcagccgccgccacagcgTTCACGCTGCTCCTCACctgccaccgtcgccgccgcgcctgctgcgtctgctgctgcatctcctgtcgtcgcctccgtcaGCACCCCCCTGAATACTGCTACTGGTAATACCAGCGGCATCCGCAgagccgcctcgtcgccgcccacctcctcgtcgccgccgccctcggccacgagAAGGCTCGCCGATGGGAGTGCCAGCAGTGCGAGtaccgccaccacctccaccggCCGGAGCAGTagaagcggcagcggcgccagcaccagTACCAACAGCGACGGCACTggcatggcgacgacaatgacgacgacgacgacaccggaCAGCGGCAACGTCCTCTCCCTTTGGGGTCCCGACCCCGTGCCCCTACCGCTGCGCTTCGCCCGCATCAAGCGCGCCCTCATTGCCGgccacgaggccgccatcgaggcctcgtgggcgcgcctgctcgtcgccctgcgcCACGAGGTCGAGCACATCGAGTGCCTCGGCGCCCATCTCGTCCCCTCGGTCGAGTtcgccgacctggccgacCCGGCTCAGACCGCTCGCTTTGGCCGCGACCTGCGCCGCTACGGCGTCGGCGTTGTCCGCAAGGTCTTGCCGCGCgatgtcgccgacgatgccgtccgcGACACGGTCCACTACCtggaagcccgccgcccgaggccgcgacagcagcagcagcagcaacgggaCAAGGACAAAGAGGCACCGGCGACCAACGCTCCGGCCCCGGGGCCGACACCCGCAGCATCATCGTCTGCACACAGCAGCTTCCGCGCCCCCAGACAGGACCCGACGTGCTTCGACTGCTTCTGGACGCCAGCCCAAGTCCGCGCGAGGGCGCATCCAAACGTGCGCCGCGCTCAGCGCTTCATGATGGGCCTCTGGGAGCCCGACGCCCGGGAGCGCATCGCGCCCCATTTGCCTATCACCTACGCTGACCGCATTCGTGTCCACGGAGGGGGCTTTGGCTTCGACTCGGACGCCGGGGGCGCAGGCACGCCTCCTGCCGCCCCGTCGGATCCCGTCACCGCTGGTTTGGATGCTCAGTTGCAACAGCAGTCGCAATTCCTCGCACCCCAGTCGGCAGACGACTGGATAAACGCTCTTCAGTCATCTGCTGGTATCATCGCCCAGGTCGACAATGGCTCCCTCGAGCGGTGGGAGCCCGACGGctacggccgcggcggtgcctACGACCACGTCTTTGCCGGCCGCTGGGAGGACCACGACCCttggggcggcgccgcccagcgcgccaaCTCCACCACGGACCTGTACAACGGCTACGGCGCCTGTACCGTCTTTCGCATGTTCCAGGGCCTGCTCGCCCTCTCCACCATCGAGCCCGGTACCCTGCGCctgatgccctcgccgcgccttgCCACCGCCTACTATCTCCTGCGGCCGTTCTTCGCCCCGCgcaccccgccgcccgagctGAGGCACGGCCCGGGCTGGGAAGCATACCTCGCCCCTGGCAACtgggagctgcagcgcgagccAGACACCACCATTCACGGCGCCGTTCCGGGACACGCCCAGCGCGTCACGGAGCGGTGGCACCCGCACCTGTGCctccgcagcagcctcgtcaCCCTGCCGACCCTGCAGCCGGGCGACTACATCTTTTGGCATCCGGACCTGCCATACCACATCTcgagcaacggcagcggcagcagacCTGGGGGAACCGGAGGAGCTGTggcaacagcaccagcagcatcagcatcggcGGGGCCCGCAGGGGGTGGTGCTGGCAGCGTTGCCGACGGtaccgccgacgacgtgcgcaTGCTCGTCTACATACCCGCTGCGCCCCTCACTCAGACGGGCGCCCTGTACTTGGCCCGCCAGCGGAGGGCCTTTCAGCGCGGCCACCCGGGCCCGGATTTCGACTCGTCGGgccgcagcgtcgtcgccgaggactaTGAGCAGCGctcgctcgaggacgagatggagcgggtgggcggcaaggaggcgctgcggggcatggggctgctgccctgggagcgggaggagagcgaggacggggaggaggaggagggcgatgggCTCACAAGGCTGGCCAATCTCATTCTGTTTCCAGAATAGGTTGACGGAATGAAAATGAACGCGGTGAATAAAGGAGCCAGCCACTGCGTTGAAACCAGAGGATCTGTCACGGCCCATGTTGCACAGGTGAAGGAGGGAACGCGGCAAGTCGCGGCCCGGGTTGGGCAACTACTGGTGGTGACTGGTGGGAAGATGGACCATGTCACGTACGGCCAACTCGACGCGTAGTGAACCCAAGGTAATGCGTCCAGTACACAATACTAGTAGACGGGCAGACTTGTCGAGGTCACACACTGACTGTCGTCATGACCCCTTCTCGGATTGGTGCCTAACCACCGTTAAAGGCACAAGATCATAGCTATTGATGTAGAAAACTAGGCAACTATGACATGACTGGCTATCT from Purpureocillium takamizusanense chromosome 3, complete sequence includes:
- a CDS encoding uncharacterized protein (antiSMASH:Cluster_3.2~COG:S~EggNog:ENOG503PBPN) encodes the protein MEGIGAAAAAGLWRDGVVMGAGGPLMEQQQQQRHQQQHQEGPPENETATSAVRPLVGRIHGGHRRAPSSSSSSSRLDPSIPGELMADELNGNPNSALQSHGFEFAGGVPRGGGAAATMVTGGFPGGGGGISTEELLDMQRVLTGGGGVGGGAAAAAAAISGPPLRPGEQQQLYHQDHHHQRYRQEQLELHRLRQQPEQQQEQEQPGQRDPPRLYQRHHNRHHHYHQHHHRRSRDRDFGGIVKQAHRPPQPQPPPQRSRCSSPATVAAAPAASAAASPVVASVSTPLNTATGNTSGIRRAASSPPTSSSPPPSATRRLADGSASSASTATTSTGRSSRSGSGASTSTNSDGTGMATTMTTTTTPDSGNVLSLWGPDPVPLPLRFARIKRALIAGHEAAIEASWARLLVALRHEVEHIECLGAHLVPSVEFADLADPAQTARFGRDLRRYGVGVVRKVLPRDVADDAVRDTVHYLEARRPRPRQQQQQQRDKDKEAPATNAPAPGPTPAASSSAHSSFRAPRQDPTCFDCFWTPAQVRARAHPNVRRAQRFMMGLWEPDARERIAPHLPITYADRIRVHGGGFGFDSDAGGAGTPPAAPSDPVTAGLDAQLQQQSQFLAPQSADDWINALQSSAGIIAQVDNGSLERWEPDGYGRGGAYDHVFAGRWEDHDPWGGAAQRANSTTDLYNGYGACTVFRMFQGLLALSTIEPGTLRLMPSPRLATAYYLLRPFFAPRTPPPELRHGPGWEAYLAPGNWELQREPDTTIHGAVPGHAQRVTERWHPHLCLRSSLVTLPTLQPGDYIFWHPDLPYHISSNGSGSRPGGTGGAVATAPAASASAGPAGGGAGSVADGTADDVRMLVYIPAAPLTQTGALYLARQRRAFQRGHPGPDFDSSGRSVVAEDYEQRSLEDEMERVGGKEALRGMGLLPWEREESEDGEEEEGDGLTRLANLILFPE